The genomic interval CCTGTACCGCGATGGGAATGAGTACTAGATTGCAAGATGCTAGCTGCCGAAACGTCCGGGTGACCTGTATGACAACATCGAGCACCATGAAAGCAATTGTTATATTTCTCTTAATAGAACAAGCCAGTAGTGCCACCTATATGTAGGTGGGCGTAAATACCAGGGTAGTAGGCTTAGATGTCACCACTTCTGGCATGTCTGAATACCTGTATTCCCTGTAAAcgaacaattctggagcatccattaaaaaaaaaaataaaaaaaaaataaaatctgagatgtccctctgttattcctcttggaaatgtaTGACTTTTGAAAAGCTGTGTCCATACACAGTCTAATAGTGTCAGCATCAACTGAACAGAAACATAGTGTGTTGGGATACCATCAAATGAgttaaagctgaccgaggcgccattttaccggcggcgcatgggtgctGCTATTTTGCCAGGGattgctcccaggcctgtctgtaatgattttcttttgcagcctccactatgtagcctgcaaaagaaatgactttttttttttgcaatgcattgcattagtgataagaccccTAGCGGGTCtaataaatgtgaaaaaataaaataaaaaatcgcacaaatgcaattttttttttaaatccaccccattctgaatgttttccagcttctcagtacattatacagaattatTAACGGCGgcaacatgaagaaaaaattgtcctgcaaacattaagacttcatatggctctgagagcggaaaaatgtaaaagttatgaggtttgaagggggagtcaaaaaacgaagatcgaaaaatgccatcggcgggaaggggttaaagcataaCTCAATTATTACAATTACAAAAAGAATTACATTTCCATGTCAAGTATTAAAACACAGGACAGAGAAAGGAGCGATAGTCAGTTTATAACTTCATCATTGTAACATTGTCTTATGTCTCTCTTACTGCGCACTCACCATATGAGGTGTTATAACTGGTACAATAGAAGTTAAGAGGGTCGCAGCTTCCTCCTGAACTCCCCCGAATTCCTGGAGACATTGTTCCAACAGCAAGATGTCAGTAAGAAGGCGAGGAGATGTCTCATGGACACGGAATACCTGCACACAGAGTGGCGACACAAATATCCAGGCTACAGTGACTATGGTAACTCAAACAATGTGGAGTGCGGTGTAGAATTCCATTCACAAGAGATCAGCCGCACGTCACACTGCGTCTTCACCGGGCAGGAGAATATCTCTAATATATTCAAAGCAGCATCAATACTCTATAGACTGCCCCTTATACTGCACATACCCCCCCCCGGACTACATGACGGATAGCCATAGCTATCCTGGAAGGAGGAGTTCACCCTgaagattttgacactgaattgcGCACAGATTTTGCCCAGATTCTACCTGCCATTGTTATAAATGGGAAgcagatcgcagcaggacgctgaaaaaataagtggaaaagtagcggaaaatgaagaggaattcttatTAAAATGTATcatccttaggccggggccctggaaaaaaatgcagcgtgttACAGTCACGGCATAGTGGATGGAATACTCGCGAATTCCATCCTCACAGGGCAGAAGAATACAAAGAGCGGACtcgtggcgatttccaaaaccgttgcagaaaGTCGCCaccgtgttttttcctgcagcgctttttttgctgtgggacgctaagTGGGGCTTAGCCTTAAAAAGTGTCTACTGTAACTCACACCACTGAGCACGGGCTTGTACCATATGGACAGATAACTATGAACAATCCACGGCAAATTTCTCTGGGGGTTCCACATGTACGCATTCCGTTGCGACTGCCGCGATGAGATGCCGATGCTGCGCACTGGCATCCCGCTATGGATTaggccctaatgaatgggccggagGCTCGCGCGCAGCTGATTCGGCCACAAAATCCGCGGCAGgttagggcagctcgcttcttttttccacaaaaagctagtggaaaaaagaaacaagcggggggccacacggtggctcagtggttagcactgcagccttgcagtgctggagtcctggtgttcaaatcccgccaagggcataaaaccatctgcaaggagtttgtatgttctccccgtgtttgaatggatttccatcccatattccaaagacatactgatagggaaaaatgtacattgtgagatctatgtggggctcacaatctacatttaatttaaaaaaaaaaaaaaaaaaaaaaaaaaaaaagcaagcggctcccagcagattttgaggcagattctacatcaaaatccgctgacaacttgccccgtgtgaaccagcccttagttAGAGATGTGACTGCTTGGGACCCCAATAAGGAGAAATCGGGCAACACCAGGTAAAATGATACAATACAGTGTCAATATAAATCAATGAATGTGTTGGGTGGTCCAGACAGAGACGTTACCCCCACAGTAGCACCCCCTGGAATAATAATTCTACAATATATGTCCTTGTATCCATGTGTGTTATTTTATTTACAATAGTAATACATTTGCACCCTATTCACACAATACTTTCCTttattaataatacaatatatatttgaTAGTAAAGTCTCCTTTATGTCTATCATCACAGGATCGGTGCACAGGTTGCTGTTGCTTGGGACGGGTCGGCCATGACACGTGAGAATCCAGTCAGTGGGTTACTGCGCCTCCTTAAACAAATACTCCAGGTCTGGCTGTCTCAGACGCTGCTCCATATCTCGGTTCTTGGCAAATTCCTTTAACAGATTCATCATTTCGTTGTTGTACTCCTCAGGCGGCTCCTGTGCCCctgtaaaaagaacaaaaaaaaacatataaagcaAGTGAGTAACCTGTCCGTATGGTGCAGCCCCTACAAGCTTGTGCTCAGTACACTGCCTAGAATATTTCATGTACTGCCAGAGGTGTGTGGAGGCAACTTTCTCCCCTCTACCCAGTAGCGtaaataaagtcttgtgggccccgatgtgaTCTttagtccggggccccctacctcatccctacagcgaattcttgatagtgatggttacgggtgctaaggagtttaatccaccttagtgtggttcggggaatctgtgggtctccttggcttatgggccagatggaagctgcaatctcaatactgatgccagtgcttatgggccccctaaggctcctgggccccgttacgactgcaccccctcaagttatgcccctgcctctACCCATATAGAGCACAAGCATGCTCATGCTTAGGGATTACACATTGCCAACAAATATGTACAGCTAACCTTAGACCAGTTAGCAGGATGCAGATTCTCTTCTCCTCCCTGGTCCCCTGGAGCAATTTTTAGGAGCAAAGCTACTATACCTGTAACCCAGTAGTAGATATCCCAGTCATTGCTAGGCGCATTGATAAGACGATCATACTGTGACATCTGTTCCTCTGTCATGGTGTTCAGGTATTTTTTGGCAAACAGACTATAAAGACAGAAAGATATGCGTATGCTTATATACTACagcacaatatacagtacatacggtATACGGTACAGAGGATGTAacctattaggccgggttcacacgatgtattatggcacgtaatgtggtacgtagacgccgcgggagcttttgcgggccgtatacgctcccattgttttcaatgggagccggtataccatatacgcggcgctattttgtggccgccgcaaaatagcgccgcatatacggtaccggctcccattgaaaacaatgggagcgtatacggcccacaaaacctcctgcggcgtctacgtaccacattacgtgccataatacatcgtgtgaacccggccttagggtggAAGTGGATGCCGCCATGTCCCTCCAATCAGCTAAAGCATAAAGAATAGTATATATAACCAGACAGATGAGCGCTACCTGAGCAGTATACAGTTCTCCAGTATGTATAACCAGATATATAGATGGACGCTACCTGAGCAGTATACAGTTCTCCAGTATGTATAACCAGACATATAGATGGACGCTACCTGAGCAGTATACAGTTCTCCAGTATGTATAACCAGACATATAGATGGACGCTACCTGAGCAGTATACAGTTCTCCAGTATGTATAACCAGACATATAGATGGACGCTACCTGAGCAGTATACAGTTCTCCAGTATGTATAACTAGATATATAGATGGACGCTACCTGAGCAGTATACAGTTCTCCAGCATGTATAACCAGATATATAGATGGACAGTACCTGAGCAGTATACAGTTCTCCAGTATGTATAACCAGATATATAGATGGACGCTACCTGAGCAGTATACAGTTCTCCAGCATGTATAACCAGACAGATGAGCGCTACCTGAGCAGTATACAGTTCTCCAGTATGTATAACCAGATATATAGATGGACGCT from Leptodactylus fuscus isolate aLepFus1 chromosome 7, aLepFus1.hap2, whole genome shotgun sequence carries:
- the SDHAF2 gene encoding succinate dehydrogenase assembly factor 2, mitochondrial — its product is MLPGIRARCALFTRVFIGQGPRFMTTGDTAGNAAEIQLPVWKERKNETSEVKRARLLYESRKRGMLENCILLSLFAKKYLNTMTEEQMSQYDRLINAPSNDWDIYYWVTGAQEPPEEYNNEMMNLLKEFAKNRDMEQRLRQPDLEYLFKEAQ